A single genomic interval of Labeo rohita strain BAU-BD-2019 chromosome 13, IGBB_LRoh.1.0, whole genome shotgun sequence harbors:
- the polr1c gene encoding DNA-directed RNA polymerases I and III subunit RPAC1, whose translation MAAPMSNVDEIRDRVILGEFGVKNVHTTDYPGNYPGYDDTWNFEKFKKNFRIDIVQADENTLEFDMVGIDAAIANAFRRILLAEVPTMAIEKVFIYNNTSIIQDEILSHRLGLVPIKADPRLFEYRNLEDQEGTEIDTIQLQLKVKCTRNPRAPKDSSDPKELYLNHMVYSGDIKWLPIGNQADVFADAKIGPVHGDILLAQLRPGQELDIVMHCVKGIGKDHAKFSPVATASYRLLPEITLLQTIEGEQAERLKRCFSPGVIEIQNVNGRKVAKVVNSRLDTCSREVLRHDDLKNLVKLGRVRDHFIFSVESTGILPPDVLVTEAINVLISKCQKFLTELDTAEMD comes from the exons ATGGCGGCGCCTATGAGCAACGTGGATGAAATTCGTGATAGAGTAATATTGGGTGAATTTGGCgtaaaaaat GTCCATACTACAGATTATCCAGGAAATTATCCTGGTTACGATGACACatggaattttgaaaaattcaaaaag aaCTTCAGGATCGATATAGTTCAAGCGGATGAGAACACGTTGGAGTTTGATATGGTTGGAATAGACGCTGCCATCGCCAATGCTTTTCGCCGTATATTACTGGCTGAG GTCCCAACGATGGCCATCGAAAAAGTCTTCATTTACAATAACACATCGATCATTCAAGATGAGATTCTATCCCATAGACTTGGTCTTGTGCCCATTAAAGCAGATCCTCGTCTTTTTGAGTACAGGAATTTGG AGGATCAGGAAGGCACTGAAATTGATACAATTCAGCTTCAGCTGAAGGTAAAATGCACCAGGAATCCTAGAGCCCCTAAAGACTCTTCAGATCCCAAAGAGTTATATCTCAATCATATGG TCTACTCAGGTGACATAAAATGGCTCCCAATTGGAAACCAAGCCGATGTGTTTGCAGATGCCAAGATTGGTCCTGTGCATGGGGACATTCTCCTGGCACAACTTCGACCAGGGCAGGAACTTGATATAGTCATGCACTGTGTCAAAGGAATAG GCAAGGATCACGCCAAGTTTTCTCCCGTGGCCACCGCGAGCTACAGACTTCTTCCTGAAATCACATTATTACAGACCATTGAGGGAGAACAAGCAGAGAGGTTAAAGCGCTGCTTCTCACCAGGAGTTATTGAGATACAGAATGTGAACG GAAGGAAGGTGGCTAAAGTTGTCAACAGTCGTTTAGACACATGCAGCAGAGAAGTTCTTCGGCATGACGACTTGAAGAACTTGGTGAAACTGGGCAGAGTGCGGGATCATTTTATAT tcTCAGTTGAGTCCACGGGGATCCTCCCTCCTGATGTCCTGGTTACTGAGGCCATTAATGTCCTCATCTCTAAGTGCCAGAAGTTTCTCACAGAGCTTGATACAGCAGAAATGGACTAG